In the genome of Quercus robur chromosome 3, dhQueRobu3.1, whole genome shotgun sequence, one region contains:
- the LOC126717323 gene encoding probable serine/threonine-protein kinase WNK9 — MNVLTHLEQDYSEFVEVDPTGRYGRYNEILGKGASKTVYKAFDEYEGIEVAWNQVKLYDFLQSPEDLERLYCEIHLLKTLKHKNIMKFYTSWVDTANRNINFVTEMFTSGTLRQYRLKHKRVNIRAVKHWCRQILRGLLYLHSHDPPVIHRDLKCDNIFVNGNQGEVKIGDLGLAAILKKSHAAHCVGTPEFMAPEVYEEAYNELVDIYSFGMCILEMVTFEYPYSECTHPAQIYKKVTSGRKPDALYKVKDPEVRKFVEKCLATVSLRLSAWELLNDPFLQLDNCEYELRPVDYGRELDDTGPLMRQPLLEFHHSNSGFSDGYSNGYGFEAQNEWSYHSVEIESNGIELFEHHDDDHTEDVDISIKGKKSEDGGIFLRLRISDKEGRIRNIYFPFDVETDTALSVATEMVAELDITDQDVTRIADMIDGEIASLVPEWRPGPGLEETPRFANQGLCHNCASNHTSSGSFMDFLSNNQGTKNMQVLQCCRHGCAASMHGRFEEITFQAEESENHVTYGTPNMSSESDYQEIWSRQEGRELSSVGSGQSNSYEEYEKLEQSIVTEEENDVSMNNDNTSKEGNLIGNLSGSHSFSLKPSLYRDLSGHHEKEIQQDLRWLKAKYQMEIRELKDQQLGMSKSSNCGNREDKVDDLTLQDDTNGAPLKSCSYDGEFSSNFPAHVNKSCPNTETQRAKNCKAMKDPSNAEDMFTAKSFCTSSLLPNSLHRTVSLPVDAVDI, encoded by the exons atgAATGTTCTTACACATCTTGAACAAGATTACTCTGAGTTTGTTGAAGTTGATCCGACTGGCAGATATGGCAGa TACAATGAAATCCTTGGCAAAGGAGCTTCAAAGACAGT TTACAAGGCATTTGATGAGTATGAAGGGATTGAAGTTGCTTGGAACCAGGTGAAGCTTTATGATTTCCTGCAAAGCCCTGAAGACCTTGAGAGACTCTACTGTGAGATTCATCTCCTTAAAACATTGAAGCACAAGAACATTATGAAATTCTACACTTCTTGGGTTGATACTGCAAATAGGAACATCAATTTTGTGACTGAAATGTTCACTTCTGGGACTCTGAGGCA gTATAGACTAAAGCACAAGAGAGTTAACATTAGAGCAGTAAAGCACTGGTGTAGGCAGATCTTGAGAGGGCTTCTGTATCTTCATAGCCATGACCCTCCTGTGATCCACAGAGATCTCAAGTGTGATAATATCTTTGTTAATGGGAACCAAGGGGAAGTGAAGATTGGTGATCTTGGCCTCGCTGCAATTCTAAAGAAATCGCATGCAGCTCACTGTGTTG GGACTCCTGAGTTCATGGCTCCAGAAGTGTATGAGGAGGCTTATAATGAGTTAGTTGACATTTACTCATTTGGGATGTGTATATTGGAAATGGTCACTTTTGAATATCCTTATAGTGAGTGCACTCATCCTGCTCAAATTTACAAGAAAGTTACTTCT GGAAGAAAACCAGATGCTTTATACAAAGTAAAGGATCCCGAAGTgcgaaaatttgtggagaaatGCTTGGCAACTGTGTCTCTAAGGCTGTCTGCTTGGGAGCTTCTGAATGACCCTTTTCTCCAATTAGATAActgtgaatatgagttgagacCAGTAGATTATGGTAGAGAACTAGATGACACAGGGCCCCTGATGAGGCAGCCTCTCCTTGAATTTCATCACAGCAATAGCGGCTTTAGTGATGGATACTCAAATGGTTATGGTTTTGAAGCCCAAAATGAATGGAGCTATCATTCAGTTGAGATCGAATCAAATGGAATTGAACTTTTTGAGCACCACGATGATGATCATACTGAAGATGTTGACATAAGTATCAAAGGGAAGAAGAGTGAAGATGGTGGCATCTTTTTAAGACTTAGAATCTCAGATAAAGAAG GCCGTATCCGGAACATTTATTTCCCATTCGATGTTGAGACAGATACTGCATTGAGCGTGGCAACCGAAATGGTTGCAGAACTTGATATTACTGATCAGGACGTGACCAGAATTGCAGATATGATTGATGGAGAAATTGCTTCCTTGGTGCCTGAATGGAGACCAGGGCCAGGGTTAGAGGAAACACCCCGGTTTGCTAATCAAGGCCTCTGTCATAATTGTGCTTCCAACCATACCTCAAGTGGTTCCTTCATGGATTTTCTGTCAAATAATCAAGGCACCAAGAATATGCAAGTTCTGCAATGCTGTAGACATGGATGTGCTGCTTCAATGCATGGCCGGTTCGAGGAGATTACATTCCAAGCAGAGGAGTCTGAGAATCACGTGACATACGGTACACCAAACATGTCAAGCGAAAGTGATTATCAGGAAATATGGAGTCGGCAGGAGGGCCGTGAGCTTAGTTCAGTTGGCTCTGGCCAAAGCAATTCTTACGAGGAATATGAGAAATTGGAGCAATCAATAGTAACTGAGGAAGAGAATGACGTTAGTATGAACAATGATAATACCTCCAAAGAAGGAAACTTAATTGGAAATTTATCAGGTTCACATTCTTTCTCTTTGAAGCCATCCTTGTATCGTGACCTGTCTGGACACCATGAGAAAGAAATCCAGCAGGATTTGAGATGGCTTAAAGCAAAGTACCAAATGGAAATAAGGGAACTTAAGGATCAACAGTTAGGAATGTCAAAATCTTCAAATTGTGgaaatagagaagacaaagtAGATGATTTAACACTACAAGATGACACCAATGGAGCTCCCTTGAAATCTTGTTCTTATGATGGGGAGTTTAGTTCCAATTTCCCTGCTCATGTCAATAAGAGCTGCCCCAATACGGAAACCCAAAGGGCCAAAAATTGCAAGGCGATGAAGGATCCCTCAAATGCTGAAGATATGTTCACTGCCAAGAGCTTCTGCACAAGCTCATTGCTTCCAAATTCTCTTCACAGGACAGTTTCTCTCCCAGTTGATGCTGTTGATATATAA